The Thiomicrorhabdus aquaedulcis sequence GGCGTCTCAATGGAGCGCATTCGTCAAGTTGAAAAGCAAGCCATGGATAAGTTAAAAAACCAATTATTGGCGTAATATCTTGCGTAATATCTGGCGTAACACTTGCAACCTTTAACACTGTTTTAACCAGGCCTGCTTAACGCAGGCTTTTTTGTATATTATTTTTGTGTGTTATTTTTGTATATTAAACATGTATGAACACACCCTTATTTTTACCCGCCAAGCCTGCTAAAGGCTCTATAATAAATTCTCAATTCTATTAAAAAGAATCCCACTATGCCGCAATCCGTGCTACCGAGCCCTTTAATAACCAATCTAAACAAAACCCCTGTGTTTATTTTAGCGGGCTTAATGTCGTTTGTGGCCGGTTACATTAACAGTGCCATGCTCATGGAATTTGCCTTACCCGTCAGTCAAATGACCGGCATTGCCTCACTCATAAGCGATACCATCGTAACCTCGCAATGGGGAGTATTGTGGGATGCGTGCCGTATTTTATTGGGGTTTTTGTTGGGTGCTATATTGTCAGGCTGGATGATTGGTCATCGCCAATATCGGCAAGACAAAAGCTACGGTTATGCGCTGCTTAGCATCAGTGGTTTACTGGGATTGGCGGCGGTGTTTGCCTTTATTCACTCCGAAGTGTCGGTGTTTTTGGCCGCCGTAGCCTGCGGATTGCAAAACGCCATGGTGGCCAGTTTTAAAGGCCTGCAAATTCGCACCACCCACATGACCGGCATTGTGACCGACATTGGCGTGCATTTGTCGCTGTGGCTTAAACACAAAACCCCGTGGGGCTGGCAATCGAGCTTGCTGATGGTATTATTAATCAGTTTTGTGGCGGGTGGCGCCACTGGTATTTTGGCGTACAGCTCTATGCCTAAAATCGCTATGGTGTTTCCCAGCATCATTATGGCGCTGCTGGGCGCACTGTATTTAATACAAATGTGGCGTGCACGCGCCCATTAAACCCATTATTAATGCTACAACACCTATACAAATACTATACAATAGTGGTCAATTTAAAATCACTTCCGGAGTTTTCATGTTAAGTCGAGCAGAACTGGTGGCCCAACCCCTTTTACTTAACCAAGGAAATGTTCAGGCCAAGCGCGCCGAAATTAAAGCCTACTTTAACCAAACGCAAGACACCTACGAGGCGCTGTTTACCACACTCGCCTGCGACCAAGCGTTTTACGAGCGCCCCTGCAGCTTGCGCCATCCGTTAATTTTTTACTTTGGTCACACCGCGACGTTTTTTACCAATAAATTGGTGCTGGCCAAGTTACTGCCGCAACGCATCAATCCGCACATCGAATCACTGTGCGCCATTGGTGTAGATGAAATGTCGTGGGACGACCTAAACGACGCCCATTACGACTGGCCAACGGTTGCGCAAGTTCGGACCTACCGCGCGCAAGTGCGAGAGGCCATCAACACCCTAATCGACCAGGTTGAGTTTAGCCTACCCATTGACTGGCAAAGCCCCATGTGGCCGATTATGATGGGCATTGAGCACGAGCGCATTCACCTAGAAACCTCGTCGGTACTCATTCGCCAACTGCCTATTCACTTAGTTGTGCCCAGCGCGCTGTTTCCGGTGTGTCCGCACCACGGTCACGCGCCCGAAAACATTTTATTTGACGTTCCACCAGGCCTGGTCAACATTGATCATACCGATCCGGTCGAAACTTATGGCTGGGACAACGAATACGGCCAACATCAAGCCCACATAGACGCCTTTAAAGCGGCGGCGTTTTTGGTGTCTAACCAAGAATATTTAGACTTTGTGGACGCAGACGGTTACCACAACCCACAATATTGGGACGATGAAGGCAACCGTTGGCGCGAATTTAGCCCAGTAAAACACCCCACTTTTTGGCTTAAAAAAGCCGACCAATGGCATTTGCGCTGCATGACCGACGAAATTGCCATGCCCTGGAACTGGCCAGTGGAAGTCAACGCGCTGGAAGCCGCCGCGTTTTGCCGTTGGAAAAGCCAACAAACCGGCCGGCCGTTGCGCCTGCCCAGCGAAGACGAATATTTACGTCTGCGCGACCACACCCAAGCTCAAACACACGTGCATCTTGCCAATGTTAATTTGCAGCACTTCGCCTCGTCGGTTGCGGTTAACACTGTTAAAACCGGCGACTTTTTTGACGTGATTGGCAACGTCTGGCAATGGACACAAACGCCTATTTATCCGTTTACCGGCTTTAAAGTTCACCCACTGTACGACGACTTTACCACCCCCACGTTTGACAACAAACACAACCTGTTTAAAGGCGGCAGCTGGATATCGACCGGCAATGAAATCAACGGCCATTCGCGTTACGCGTTTAGACGGCACTTTTTTCAGCACGCCGGGTTTAGGTACATTGAATCCAACCACGCGGTGCAAACTCAATTTATTACCTACGAAACCGACCCCATCATTACCCAGCCCTGCGAATTTAACTATGGCGACGCCGTGCCCAACTTATCCAGCTTGCCCAACCTGGCACAAGCCTGCGCGCAACACGCCATTAACGCCCTACAAACCGACGCGGCCATGGCACAACGCCAAGCGCAAGGTCAGTTAAACGTGTTAGATGTGGGGTGTTCGGTCGGACGCAGCAGCTTTGAACTGGCGCGTTACGCCAACCAAGTTACAGGTTTGGATTTTTCGGCACGCTTTATAAAAGTCGCCAATCAGCTAAAAGAGCGTGGCTCAATTTTATATACCCTGCCGCTGGAAGGCGACATTATGGACTTTAAAGAGCGCACGCTTGACGCGCTTGGATTAAGCGATGTGGCGCAAAAATGCACCTTTTTGCAACAAGACGCCGCCAACTTAAAACC is a genomic window containing:
- a CDS encoding YoaK family protein; amino-acid sequence: MPQSVLPSPLITNLNKTPVFILAGLMSFVAGYINSAMLMEFALPVSQMTGIASLISDTIVTSQWGVLWDACRILLGFLLGAILSGWMIGHRQYRQDKSYGYALLSISGLLGLAAVFAFIHSEVSVFLAAVACGLQNAMVASFKGLQIRTTHMTGIVTDIGVHLSLWLKHKTPWGWQSSLLMVLLISFVAGGATGILAYSSMPKIAMVFPSIIMALLGALYLIQMWRARAH
- the ovoA gene encoding 5-histidylcysteine sulfoxide synthase — protein: MLSRAELVAQPLLLNQGNVQAKRAEIKAYFNQTQDTYEALFTTLACDQAFYERPCSLRHPLIFYFGHTATFFTNKLVLAKLLPQRINPHIESLCAIGVDEMSWDDLNDAHYDWPTVAQVRTYRAQVREAINTLIDQVEFSLPIDWQSPMWPIMMGIEHERIHLETSSVLIRQLPIHLVVPSALFPVCPHHGHAPENILFDVPPGLVNIDHTDPVETYGWDNEYGQHQAHIDAFKAAAFLVSNQEYLDFVDADGYHNPQYWDDEGNRWREFSPVKHPTFWLKKADQWHLRCMTDEIAMPWNWPVEVNALEAAAFCRWKSQQTGRPLRLPSEDEYLRLRDHTQAQTHVHLANVNLQHFASSVAVNTVKTGDFFDVIGNVWQWTQTPIYPFTGFKVHPLYDDFTTPTFDNKHNLFKGGSWISTGNEINGHSRYAFRRHFFQHAGFRYIESNHAVQTQFITYETDPIITQPCEFNYGDAVPNLSSLPNLAQACAQHAINALQTDAAMAQRQAQGQLNVLDVGCSVGRSSFELARYANQVTGLDFSARFIKVANQLKERGSILYTLPLEGDIMDFKERTLDALGLSDVAQKCTFLQQDAANLKPIFSGYDLIMAVNLLEKLYQPRAFLATQDSRLNPGGLLVLSSTYQWDTNITAKTEWLGGYKDTQSGENVTSLEGLQAALKDQFELIHTHEQAFAEYQNLRHAHCKTAQITVWKKRSVS